A region from the Variovorax paradoxus genome encodes:
- a CDS encoding UvrD-helicase domain-containing protein, protein MLFNEPAADANPPELPLLQNLNPEQRAAVTLPAGNALILAGAGSGKTRVLTTRIAWLLQTGQVSAGGILAVTFTNKAAKEMMTRLTAILPVNVRGMWIGTFHGLCNRLLRAHWKLANLPSTFQILDTQDQLSAIKRLMKQFNVDDERFPAKQTQWFIAGAKEDGLRPKDVEIRSDDDRKKVELYQLYEEQCQREGVVDFGELMLRSYELLRDNDPVREHYQRRFRHILIDEFQDTNRLQYAWIKMLAGSTVAGGQFVPGQNSVIAVGDDDQSIYAFRGARVGNMADFVREFDVQHQIKLEQNYRSYSNILDSANELISHNKKRLGKNLRTDQGPGEPVRVYESPTDLAEAQWMVEEMRQLVRDGFDRKEMAVLYRSNAQSRVIETALFNASVPYRVYGGLRFFERAEIKHALAYLRLLENKDDDTSFLRVVNFPPRGIGARTLEQLQDAARTAGRSLHDAVSVVGGKAGANLTGFVAKIDVLREQTQGASLREIIELVLDHSGLVEHYKADREGADRIENLEELVNAAESFVTQEGFGRDAVALPIDELRQSLASQGIDPNQPLIDEPLAPDAETGETLSPLAAFLTHAALESGDNQAQAGQDAVQLMTVHAAKGLEFDCVFITGMEEGLFPHENSMSDFESLEEERRLMYVAITRARKRLYLSHSQTRMLHGQTRYNVKSRFFEELPEGALKWLTPKNQSFTPSAFGYGGGYASTRGGSGSYGGGGSYGGSKDTFASPPVPPQKTAPSHGLRSGMQVFHNKFGEGTVLSLEGTGDDARAQVKFARHGVKWLALSVAKLTPV, encoded by the coding sequence ATGTTGTTCAACGAACCTGCGGCTGATGCCAACCCCCCGGAACTGCCGCTGCTGCAGAACCTCAACCCGGAGCAGCGCGCCGCGGTCACCCTGCCTGCGGGCAATGCCCTGATCCTTGCCGGCGCCGGCTCGGGCAAGACGCGGGTGCTCACCACCCGCATCGCCTGGCTCTTGCAGACCGGGCAGGTGTCCGCCGGCGGCATCCTGGCCGTGACCTTCACCAACAAGGCCGCCAAGGAAATGATGACGCGGCTGACGGCGATCCTGCCCGTCAACGTGCGGGGCATGTGGATCGGCACCTTCCACGGCCTGTGCAACCGCCTGCTGCGCGCGCACTGGAAGCTGGCCAACCTGCCGTCCACCTTCCAGATCCTCGACACGCAAGACCAGCTATCGGCCATCAAGCGCCTGATGAAGCAGTTCAACGTCGACGACGAACGCTTTCCGGCCAAGCAGACCCAGTGGTTCATTGCCGGCGCGAAGGAAGACGGCCTGCGTCCGAAAGACGTGGAGATCCGCAGCGACGACGACCGCAAGAAGGTCGAGCTCTACCAGCTCTACGAAGAGCAGTGCCAGCGCGAAGGCGTGGTCGATTTCGGCGAGCTCATGCTGCGCAGCTATGAGCTGCTGCGCGACAACGACCCGGTGCGCGAGCACTACCAGCGGCGCTTCCGCCACATCCTGATCGACGAGTTCCAGGACACCAATCGCCTGCAGTACGCGTGGATCAAGATGCTCGCGGGCAGCACCGTGGCAGGAGGCCAGTTCGTGCCGGGCCAGAACAGCGTGATTGCGGTGGGCGACGACGACCAGAGCATCTACGCCTTTCGCGGCGCGCGCGTGGGCAACATGGCCGACTTCGTGCGCGAGTTCGATGTGCAGCACCAGATCAAGCTGGAGCAGAACTACCGCAGCTACAGCAACATCCTCGATTCGGCCAACGAGCTCATCAGCCACAACAAGAAGCGCCTGGGCAAGAACCTGCGCACCGACCAGGGCCCCGGCGAGCCGGTGCGCGTGTACGAGTCGCCCACCGACCTGGCCGAGGCGCAGTGGATGGTCGAGGAAATGCGCCAGCTCGTGCGCGACGGCTTCGACCGCAAGGAAATGGCCGTGCTCTACCGCAGCAATGCGCAGAGCCGGGTGATCGAAACGGCGCTGTTCAATGCCTCGGTGCCGTACCGCGTGTACGGCGGCCTGCGCTTCTTCGAGCGCGCCGAAATCAAGCATGCGCTGGCCTACCTGCGCCTGCTCGAGAACAAGGACGACGACACCAGTTTTCTGCGCGTGGTCAACTTTCCGCCGCGCGGCATCGGCGCGCGCACGCTGGAGCAGCTGCAGGACGCGGCGCGCACGGCAGGGCGCTCGCTGCATGACGCGGTCAGCGTCGTCGGCGGCAAGGCGGGTGCGAACCTCACGGGCTTCGTCGCCAAGATCGACGTGCTGCGCGAGCAGACGCAGGGCGCCAGCCTGCGCGAGATCATCGAGCTGGTGCTCGACCACAGCGGCCTGGTCGAACACTACAAGGCCGACCGCGAAGGCGCCGACCGGATCGAGAATCTGGAAGAACTGGTGAACGCGGCCGAGAGCTTCGTCACGCAGGAAGGCTTCGGCCGCGACGCGGTGGCACTGCCCATCGACGAACTGCGGCAGTCGCTGGCGAGCCAGGGTATCGACCCAAACCAGCCGCTCATCGACGAGCCGCTCGCGCCCGATGCCGAAACCGGCGAAACGCTGAGCCCGCTGGCCGCCTTCCTCACGCATGCGGCGCTCGAGTCGGGCGACAACCAGGCGCAGGCCGGACAGGACGCCGTTCAGCTCATGACCGTGCACGCCGCCAAGGGCCTGGAGTTCGACTGCGTGTTCATCACCGGCATGGAAGAGGGCCTGTTCCCGCACGAGAACTCGATGAGCGACTTCGAAAGCCTCGAGGAAGAGCGCCGCCTGATGTACGTGGCGATCACGCGCGCGCGCAAGCGCCTGTACCTGAGCCATTCGCAAACGCGCATGCTCCATGGCCAGACGCGCTACAACGTGAAGAGCCGCTTCTTCGAAGAGCTGCCCGAAGGCGCGCTCAAATGGCTCACGCCGAAGAACCAGTCCTTCACGCCCTCGGCTTTCGGCTACGGCGGCGGCTATGCGAGCACGCGCGGCGGCAGCGGAAGCTACGGCGGTGGCGGCAGCTATGGGGGCAGCAAGGACACCTTCGCGAGCCCGCCGGTGCCGCCGCAGAAGACCGCGCCCTCGCACGGCCTGCGCTCGGGCATGCAGGTGTTCCACAACAAGTTCGGCGAAGGCACGGTGCTGTCGCTCGAAGGCACGGGCGACGACGCGCGGGCGCAGGTCAAGTTTGCGCGGCATGGCGTGAAGTGGCTCGCGCTGTCGGTGGCCAAGCTCACGCCGGTGTGA
- a CDS encoding GMP reductase: protein MQIFDYDNILLLPRKCRVESRSECDASVTLGARTFRLPVVPANMKTVVDEPICLWLAQNGYFYVMHRFDLDNVKFVQQMHGKGVFASISLGVKKPDYDTVDQLVAKGLVPEYITIDIAHGHADSVKNMIGYLKQKLPGAFVIAGNVGTPEAIIDLENWGADATKVGIGPGKVCITKLKTGFGTGGWQLSALKWCARVATKPIIADGGIRDHGDIAKSVRFGASMVMIGSLFAGHEESPGRTVEVDGALFKEYYGSASDFNKGEYKHVEGKRILEPIKGRLADTLIEMEQDVQSSISYAGGRTLMDIRKVNYVTLGGDNAGEHLLM from the coding sequence ATGCAAATATTCGATTACGACAACATCCTTCTGCTGCCGCGCAAATGCCGCGTGGAAAGCCGCTCGGAGTGCGACGCCAGCGTGACGCTCGGCGCACGCACTTTCCGCCTGCCGGTGGTGCCCGCCAACATGAAGACGGTGGTCGACGAGCCGATCTGCCTGTGGCTGGCGCAGAACGGCTACTTCTACGTGATGCACCGCTTCGACCTCGACAACGTGAAGTTCGTCCAGCAGATGCATGGCAAGGGCGTGTTCGCCTCGATCTCGCTGGGCGTGAAGAAGCCCGACTACGACACCGTCGACCAGCTGGTGGCGAAGGGCCTGGTGCCCGAGTACATCACCATCGACATCGCGCACGGCCATGCCGACAGCGTGAAGAACATGATCGGCTACCTGAAGCAGAAGCTGCCGGGCGCCTTCGTGATCGCCGGCAACGTGGGCACGCCCGAAGCCATCATCGACCTGGAGAATTGGGGCGCCGACGCCACCAAGGTCGGCATCGGCCCGGGCAAGGTCTGCATCACCAAGCTCAAGACCGGTTTCGGCACCGGCGGCTGGCAGCTCAGCGCGCTCAAGTGGTGTGCGCGCGTGGCCACCAAGCCGATCATCGCGGACGGCGGCATTCGCGACCATGGCGACATTGCCAAGAGCGTGCGCTTCGGCGCCTCGATGGTGATGATCGGCTCGCTCTTCGCGGGGCACGAGGAGTCGCCTGGCCGGACCGTGGAGGTCGACGGCGCGCTCTTCAAGGAGTACTACGGCTCGGCCAGCGACTTCAACAAGGGTGAGTACAAGCACGTCGAAGGCAAGCGCATCCTCGAGCCCATCAAGGGCCGTCTGGCCGACACGCTGATCGAGATGGAGCAGGACGTGCAGAGCTCCATCAGCTACGCGGGCGGCCGCACGCTGATGGACATCCGCAAGGTCAACTACGTCACGCTCGGCGGCGATAACGCGGGCGAGCACCTGTTGATGTAA
- a CDS encoding alpha/beta hydrolase encodes MASYEPAWLEGMYNNLARVKDHPAYFARWGRDSQAVRETLPGRIDVPYGRGVNETLDIFPAPVPGAPVLVFIHGGYWRAMDKRDHSFIAPAFNDRGVCVVMPNYALCPGTAEEPVTVPGIVMQMVRALEWTWRHAASFGADPSRITVAGHSAGGHMAAALLACNWKAVAPGLPAQLVRNALSISGLYDLRPLQRTPFLEQVLKLGDADALRASPALWPAPARGQLHALVGSDESEEFIRQNALIREAWGRNTVPVCESLPGLNHFSIVDALADPAHRLHHHAVQLLEA; translated from the coding sequence ATGGCCTCGTACGAACCCGCCTGGCTGGAAGGCATGTACAACAATCTTGCGCGCGTGAAGGATCACCCGGCGTACTTCGCCCGCTGGGGCCGCGACTCGCAAGCCGTACGCGAAACCTTGCCCGGCCGGATCGACGTGCCCTATGGCCGGGGCGTGAACGAGACGCTCGACATCTTTCCGGCACCCGTACCCGGCGCACCGGTGCTGGTGTTCATTCACGGCGGCTATTGGCGTGCGATGGACAAGCGGGACCATTCGTTCATTGCGCCCGCGTTCAACGACCGCGGCGTGTGCGTGGTGATGCCCAACTACGCACTGTGCCCCGGAACGGCGGAGGAACCCGTCACCGTGCCGGGCATCGTCATGCAGATGGTGCGCGCGCTCGAGTGGACCTGGCGCCATGCCGCGAGCTTTGGCGCGGACCCCTCGCGCATCACCGTGGCCGGGCATTCGGCCGGCGGCCACATGGCGGCCGCGCTGCTGGCCTGCAACTGGAAGGCGGTCGCTCCCGGCCTGCCCGCGCAACTGGTGCGCAATGCGCTGTCGATCTCGGGCCTCTACGACCTTCGGCCGCTGCAGCGCACGCCGTTCCTGGAGCAGGTCCTGAAGCTCGGCGATGCGGATGCGCTGCGCGCCAGCCCGGCGCTCTGGCCCGCGCCGGCGCGCGGCCAGCTGCATGCGCTGGTGGGCAGCGACGAAAGCGAGGAGTTCATCCGCCAGAACGCGCTGATCCGCGAGGCATGGGGCCGCAACACCGTGCCCGTGTGCGAATCGCTGCCGGGGCTGAACCATTTCAGCATCGTCGATGCACTGGCGGACCCGGCCCACAGGCTGCACCACCACGCGGTGCAGCTCCTGGAGGCCTGA
- a CDS encoding sensor histidine kinase — translation MQAHSIDPDCGTDSSLTADALMVSRMRLVLSVSALLAVAVDLRDPQQRIGSAVWLTFSCYAIYSLGVYICTRKGQPYFQGKAIHWFDVLWFTQIVFATGGTGSLYFLFYFFAILTSSFRWGYEEGARVTMASVASLALCGLGTGIGSDTPQLLMRTTFLLALGHMIGHWGGSKVELRRRLSLLSQVSQLSNPRFGVARTIASTMEKTLAFYKASHCVLLTRDTATSSWVMRTLKQGHAGEAVDVETIGHAFELPLMALKAGDIVLRSRLPWPLSRLCAQGHAFDLRLRQWRAQDEPGLRRSAAVTAMLEARSFISAPLPMRQGEGRIYVSSSEGLFRKSDALFLAHMMGQVFPVIETIGVLDRMASEAASKERLKLSLDLHDTAIQPYIGLKLGLSALRKKAAADNPLVDDLDKLASMAESVVADLRHYAGVVKHGGESHCEFILPHLHRQAARIKTLYGIDMSILVDGDVHLDDRMTTEVLQLVREGLNNICKHTHAHQGCIHIGCTDGRLQIRIENEACGADFSDFRPRSISERAAALGGEVQVGQGAGGATAVLIEIPI, via the coding sequence ATGCAAGCCCACTCCATCGACCCCGATTGCGGGACCGACTCCAGCCTCACCGCCGATGCGCTCATGGTGTCGCGGATGCGGCTGGTGCTCTCGGTGTCGGCGCTGCTGGCGGTTGCGGTTGACCTTCGCGACCCCCAACAGCGCATAGGCAGCGCCGTCTGGCTAACGTTTTCCTGCTACGCGATCTACAGCCTTGGCGTGTACATCTGCACGCGAAAGGGCCAGCCCTACTTCCAGGGCAAGGCCATCCATTGGTTCGACGTGCTGTGGTTCACGCAGATCGTCTTCGCGACCGGCGGCACCGGAAGCCTTTATTTCCTCTTCTACTTCTTCGCCATCCTCACCTCTTCCTTTCGCTGGGGATACGAGGAAGGCGCACGGGTAACCATGGCCTCGGTAGCCTCTTTGGCCTTGTGCGGCCTGGGCACGGGCATCGGAAGCGATACGCCGCAGTTGCTGATGCGCACCACCTTCCTGCTGGCGCTGGGGCACATGATCGGACACTGGGGCGGATCGAAAGTCGAGCTGCGGCGGCGTCTTTCGCTCCTGAGCCAAGTGAGCCAGCTGTCGAACCCCAGGTTCGGCGTTGCCCGCACGATCGCCAGCACCATGGAGAAGACGCTGGCCTTCTACAAGGCAAGCCACTGCGTTCTTCTGACGCGCGACACGGCAACCAGCAGCTGGGTCATGCGCACGCTCAAGCAAGGCCATGCGGGCGAGGCGGTCGACGTCGAGACGATCGGCCATGCCTTCGAATTGCCGCTGATGGCACTGAAGGCCGGGGACATCGTGCTGCGCAGCCGCCTGCCCTGGCCATTGAGCCGGCTGTGCGCGCAGGGCCATGCCTTCGACCTTCGCTTGCGCCAGTGGCGCGCACAGGACGAGCCCGGCCTGCGGCGCAGTGCAGCGGTTACCGCCATGCTGGAGGCGCGCTCCTTCATCAGCGCACCGTTGCCGATGCGCCAGGGAGAGGGGCGAATCTACGTGTCTTCCAGCGAGGGGCTGTTCCGCAAATCCGATGCGCTGTTCCTGGCCCACATGATGGGCCAGGTCTTTCCGGTGATCGAGACGATCGGGGTGCTCGACCGGATGGCATCGGAGGCCGCCTCGAAGGAGCGCCTGAAGCTCTCGCTGGATCTGCACGACACCGCGATCCAGCCCTATATCGGCCTGAAGCTGGGGCTGAGCGCGCTGCGCAAGAAAGCGGCGGCCGACAATCCGCTGGTCGATGACCTGGACAAGCTGGCCAGCATGGCCGAGAGCGTGGTGGCCGACCTGCGCCACTATGCGGGCGTCGTGAAGCACGGCGGGGAAAGCCACTGCGAATTCATTCTTCCGCACCTGCACCGCCAGGCTGCGCGCATCAAGACGCTCTACGGCATCGACATGAGCATCCTGGTCGACGGCGACGTGCACCTGGACGACCGTATGACCACCGAAGTGCTCCAGCTGGTGCGCGAAGGACTGAACAACATCTGCAAGCACACACATGCCCATCAAGGCTGCATCCACATCGGCTGCACGGATGGCAGGCTGCAGATCCGGATCGAGAACGAGGCCTGTGGCGCTGACTTCTCGGATTTCCGCCCGCGCTCCATCAGCGAACGCGCGGCCGCCCTGGGGGGGGAAGTGCAGGTCGGCCAAGGCGCAGGCGGCGCAACGGCGGTCCTGATCGAAATACCCATCTGA
- a CDS encoding response regulator, which translates to MQSATHPIGVMLVDDHQTMLWGLSKLIDGEQPRMKVVATANCCEQALEQTEHLVPDVILLDLDLGGRCSLDILPKLLSNEVSRALILTAERSQQTLDLAVLRGARGVLGKDASAEQVLDAIARVHKGELCIDAQAMGRVFSELTSPKKPAKADPEAAKIASLTQKERQIIRAVVEGSGAANKTLASRLFVTEHTFRNHLTSIYQKLDVANRLELYIYAIKHKLDTAPH; encoded by the coding sequence ATGCAATCCGCAACGCATCCCATCGGTGTCATGCTCGTAGACGATCACCAGACCATGCTGTGGGGCCTGTCGAAACTGATCGATGGCGAACAGCCGCGCATGAAGGTGGTTGCCACGGCCAACTGCTGCGAGCAGGCCCTGGAGCAGACCGAGCACCTCGTTCCCGATGTGATCCTCCTCGACCTCGACCTCGGCGGCCGATGCTCGCTCGACATTCTTCCGAAGCTGCTGTCGAACGAGGTCTCGCGCGCGCTCATCCTCACGGCTGAACGCAGCCAGCAAACGCTGGATCTTGCGGTGCTGCGCGGTGCCAGGGGCGTGCTGGGCAAGGATGCTTCTGCCGAGCAGGTGCTCGATGCGATAGCGCGCGTCCACAAGGGCGAACTGTGCATCGACGCGCAGGCCATGGGCCGCGTGTTCTCCGAACTGACCTCGCCGAAGAAGCCGGCGAAGGCCGACCCCGAAGCAGCCAAGATCGCGAGCCTGACGCAGAAGGAGCGGCAGATCATCCGCGCCGTGGTGGAAGGCAGCGGGGCCGCGAACAAGACGCTTGCCTCGCGGCTGTTCGTGACCGAGCACACCTTCCGCAATCACCTCACATCGATCTACCAGAAGCTCGACGTGGCGAACCGGCTCGAGCTCTACATCTACGCCATCAAGCACAAGCTCGACACCGCGCCCCATTGA
- a CDS encoding type II secretion system F family protein translates to MLFPILVFVAVSLAVSGFAVWMLPSRTAQRLRAVAPASKSAWTETAVKIVGPFAQLSSPTGEGEASPLRLKFLSAGVRHPDASLFYFGLKTLLPLGLAGLAFVAMRAAGANNGLTTLLWLAMAALLGCYLPNIVLRVMIKGRQREIFENFPDAADLMLVCVEAGLGLDAALVKVTEEIRVKSEALAQELHWTNLEMRAGGTREKSLRNLALRTGVEEIGTFATMLTQADRFGTSIGESLRVFSDDLRHKRQVRAEELAAKVPTKMLLPLVLCIFPCISMVILTPAIIRMVRTIAPMLVGGH, encoded by the coding sequence ATGCTGTTCCCGATTCTCGTCTTCGTGGCCGTCTCGCTCGCCGTCAGCGGGTTTGCGGTCTGGATGCTGCCCTCGCGCACCGCGCAGCGCCTGCGGGCGGTGGCGCCTGCGAGCAAGTCCGCCTGGACTGAAACCGCGGTCAAGATCGTCGGGCCCTTCGCACAACTGTCTTCGCCCACCGGTGAAGGCGAGGCCTCGCCGCTGCGATTGAAATTCCTGAGCGCGGGCGTCCGCCACCCAGATGCGAGCCTCTTCTATTTCGGCCTGAAGACGCTGCTGCCGCTCGGCCTCGCCGGCTTGGCCTTTGTGGCGATGCGCGCGGCAGGAGCGAACAACGGGCTCACCACCCTGCTGTGGCTGGCAATGGCTGCGCTGCTTGGCTGCTATCTGCCCAACATCGTGCTGCGCGTGATGATCAAGGGGCGCCAGCGCGAGATCTTCGAGAACTTTCCCGATGCGGCGGATCTGATGCTGGTCTGCGTCGAGGCGGGCCTGGGACTCGATGCCGCGCTGGTCAAGGTCACCGAGGAGATCCGCGTCAAGAGCGAGGCCCTGGCGCAGGAGCTGCACTGGACCAACCTGGAGATGCGCGCAGGCGGCACGCGCGAGAAGTCGCTGCGCAACCTGGCGCTGCGCACCGGTGTGGAAGAGATCGGAACTTTCGCCACCATGCTGACCCAGGCCGACCGGTTCGGCACCAGCATCGGCGAATCGTTGCGCGTGTTCTCGGACGACCTGCGCCACAAGCGCCAGGTTCGCGCGGAAGAACTGGCCGCCAAGGTGCCGACCAAGATGCTGCTGCCGCTGGTGCTCTGCATCTTCCCGTGCATCTCGATGGTCATCCTGACGCCGGCGATCATCCGCATGGTCCGCACCATCGCGCCGATGCTCGTCGGAGGGCACTGA
- a CDS encoding type II secretion system F family protein, with protein MFQNLIGDTLITLSVLVFVTVLMVIEGLYMLWRSYRGPGVKKIGKRLQALSAATDRIAQARLVKDRVLSEAPWMQRVLLKLPRAHRLDRFILQAGQEWTVSHVLLACALCGMLVFFAMASLANQPAWIALLVGAAGAAVPLLYLDHRRRRRLARLERQLPDALDLVTRALRAGHSFASSVQMIGEEMSEPIAGEFRMVADEVGFGVSLQQALTNMSERVPLTDMRYFVVSVLIQRDSGGNLTEVLGNLSRLIRDRLKLLARVRVLSAEGRLSAWILGLMPFALAALMNAFNPQFMSPLWTDPIGITVIKYMLGLMVVGVLILCKIVKIRV; from the coding sequence ATGTTCCAGAACCTGATTGGCGACACGCTCATCACGCTGTCCGTGCTGGTCTTCGTGACGGTGCTGATGGTGATCGAGGGCCTCTACATGCTGTGGCGTTCCTACAGGGGCCCTGGGGTGAAGAAGATCGGCAAGCGGCTGCAGGCGCTGTCGGCGGCCACCGACCGCATCGCGCAGGCGCGGCTCGTGAAGGACCGCGTGCTCAGCGAGGCGCCGTGGATGCAGCGCGTTCTTCTGAAGCTTCCGCGGGCCCACCGACTGGACCGCTTCATTCTCCAGGCGGGACAGGAGTGGACCGTGTCCCATGTGCTGCTCGCCTGCGCGCTGTGCGGCATGCTTGTTTTCTTTGCAATGGCGTCGCTCGCGAACCAGCCTGCTTGGATTGCCCTGCTGGTGGGCGCCGCCGGCGCGGCGGTGCCGCTGCTCTACCTGGACCACCGGCGCAGGCGCCGCCTGGCACGTCTCGAAAGGCAGCTGCCGGACGCACTCGACCTGGTGACGCGCGCCCTGCGCGCGGGCCACTCGTTCGCGAGCAGCGTGCAGATGATCGGCGAGGAAATGTCTGAGCCCATTGCGGGCGAGTTCCGCATGGTGGCCGACGAAGTCGGCTTCGGGGTTTCGCTGCAGCAGGCGCTCACGAACATGAGCGAACGCGTGCCGCTCACCGACATGCGCTACTTCGTGGTGTCGGTGCTGATCCAGCGCGACTCCGGTGGCAACCTGACCGAAGTGCTCGGCAACCTGAGCCGGCTCATCCGCGACCGCCTCAAGCTGCTGGCGCGGGTGCGGGTGCTGTCGGCGGAGGGGCGCCTGTCGGCCTGGATCCTCGGACTGATGCCCTTTGCGCTGGCGGCGCTGATGAACGCCTTCAACCCGCAGTTTATGTCGCCGCTGTGGACCGACCCGATAGGCATCACCGTCATCAAGTACATGCTCGGCCTGATGGTGGTCGGCGTGCTGATTCTGTGCAAGATCGTCAAGATCCGTGTCTGA
- a CDS encoding CpaF family protein yields MSFREQLNAIEAAPVARAPAPPPADGVLLSFASDAYKLLKERMHLKLLDRFDLAVLETLKPEVLRQEISTMVTRLLQEEPEALNDIERRTLIRDIQHEMLGFGPIELLMADPTVSDILVNSHDRVYVERRGRLELTDVSFTDEKHLLRIIDKIVSLVGRRIDESSPMVDARLPDGSRVNAVVAPVALDGPMMSIRRFAKIPLKMENLVNDLKTLTPQMGLMLEGLASAKINMLISGGTGAGKTTLLNILSGFIPATERIITIEDAAELQLQQPHVARMETRPMNIEGKGEITQRALVRNALRMRPDRIVIGEVRGAEAVDMLQAMNTGHEGSLTTIHANSPRDALARLENMISMANLNLPHHSVRQQIASAITVVIQVLRLVDGRRKVTSIQEITGMEGEVVTMQEIFAFRQTGMGPDGRVRGYFHATGVRPKFVERLQSFGVVLPDAMFDPDKHYE; encoded by the coding sequence ATGTCATTCCGAGAACAGCTCAATGCGATTGAAGCCGCGCCGGTGGCACGCGCGCCGGCGCCGCCCCCGGCCGATGGGGTGCTCTTATCCTTCGCCTCCGATGCCTACAAGCTCCTGAAGGAGCGAATGCACCTGAAGCTGCTGGACCGGTTCGACCTTGCGGTGCTCGAAACCCTGAAGCCCGAGGTGCTGCGCCAGGAGATCTCCACGATGGTCACGCGGCTGCTGCAGGAAGAGCCCGAGGCGCTGAACGACATCGAGCGGCGCACGCTGATCCGCGACATCCAGCACGAGATGCTCGGCTTCGGCCCGATCGAGCTGCTGATGGCCGACCCGACGGTGTCGGACATCCTGGTCAACTCGCATGACCGGGTCTACGTGGAGCGCAGGGGCCGGCTGGAGCTGACCGATGTGAGCTTCACCGACGAGAAGCACCTGCTGCGCATCATCGACAAGATCGTCTCGCTGGTGGGACGGCGCATCGACGAATCGAGCCCCATGGTCGATGCGCGGCTGCCGGACGGGTCGCGCGTCAATGCGGTGGTCGCGCCGGTGGCGCTGGACGGCCCGATGATGTCGATTCGCCGATTCGCGAAGATCCCGCTGAAGATGGAGAACCTGGTGAACGACCTGAAGACGCTGACGCCGCAGATGGGGCTGATGCTCGAAGGGCTGGCCAGCGCGAAGATCAACATGTTGATCTCCGGCGGCACCGGCGCCGGCAAGACGACGCTGCTGAACATTCTCTCGGGCTTCATTCCCGCCACCGAACGCATCATCACCATCGAAGACGCGGCCGAGCTCCAGCTGCAGCAGCCACATGTGGCCCGCATGGAAACCCGGCCGATGAACATCGAAGGCAAGGGCGAGATCACGCAGCGCGCGCTGGTGCGCAACGCACTGCGCATGCGGCCCGATCGCATCGTGATTGGCGAGGTGCGTGGCGCCGAGGCGGTCGACATGCTGCAGGCCATGAACACCGGCCACGAAGGCTCGCTGACCACCATCCATGCCAACAGCCCGCGCGATGCGCTGGCGCGGCTGGAGAACATGATCAGCATGGCCAACCTGAACCTTCCGCATCACTCGGTGCGCCAGCAGATTGCCTCGGCGATCACGGTGGTGATCCAGGTGCTGCGCCTGGTCGACGGCCGGCGCAAGGTCACCAGTATCCAGGAGATCACCGGCATGGAAGGCGAGGTGGTCACGATGCAGGAGATCTTCGCGTTCCGTCAGACCGGCATGGGCCCGGACGGCCGGGTGCGTGGCTACTTTCATGCCACCGGCGTGCGGCCGAAATTCGTCGAGCGCCTGCAGTCTTTCGGCGTGGTGCTGCCCGACGCCATGTTCGATCCCGACAAGCACTACGAGTAG